Proteins from a genomic interval of Gopherus evgoodei ecotype Sinaloan lineage chromosome 7, rGopEvg1_v1.p, whole genome shotgun sequence:
- the LOC115654307 gene encoding inter-alpha-trypsin inhibitor heavy chain H3-like isoform X1, producing MEDSFLSHGGKRSADDLIVNGIEIYSMKIDSKVTSRFAHNVITSRAVNRANVSKEVVFDVDLPKTAFITNFSMTIDGVTYPGTIKEKEVAKKQYEKAVSQGQTAGLVRASGRKTEKFTVSVNIAAASKVTFELTYEELLKRNFGKYEMLIKVKPKQLINHFEIQANIFEPQGISELEAQGSFITNDLSQVIKKSFSGKKGHVSFKPTIDQQRTCANCSTSLLDGDFTIKYDVKRDRPGDLQIVNGYFVHFFAPTNLPNFPKNVVFVIDISGSMSGIGIQQTREALLKILEDVREDDYINFILFGSDVHVWKDTLLKATAENLKEAKDFVRAINTQGMTNLHGGLMKGIEMLTTAFETNSVPKRSASIIIMLTDGQPNEGVSDRQEIQMNVKKAIQGRYPLYNLAFGYGVDYNFLEKMALENKGLARRIYPQSDSAIQMEGFYEEVANPMLTEVELNYPENAISDLTQNIFKHYYDGSEIVVAGRLTDNDLDSLTADVKAQGAENDVMFSEQADIEETAKALQEQEYIYGDYIERLWAYLTIQQLLDKRTVAQGEEKENLTTEALELSLKYKFVTPLTSMVVTKPEDNEDKAAIADKPVEAEGQIHARAVPGTQSYPTHSYLYSRPPIPSLYTSVDGDPHFIISVPQKEDAICFNINEETGAVLNLINDPVTGIRVNGQLIGDKRVSSDAKIQNTYFGKLGIENKKLELKLEVTPEKITLQKGRKKTVFTWLDTVTLRQEGLTVIINRKKNLVLSMGDGASFVIVLHQVWKKHPLHQDFLGLYTLDSHKLSERTHGLLGQFFHHIDFNILEIHPGSDPKKPDATIVIKNNKLTVTRGWQKDYRKDPKHGIDIPCWFIHNNGAGLIDGVHTDYIVSSIFGTTVN from the exons ATGGAAGACAGTTTTCTAAGCCATGGAGGG AAGCGAAGTGCTGATGACTTG ATTGTCAATGGCATAGAAATCTACAGCATGAAAATTGACAGCAAAGTGACTTCCCGATTTGCCCACAATGTCATCACTAGCAGAGCTGTCAATCGTGCCAATGTGTCTAAGGAAGTGGTTTTTGATGTGGATCTCCCTAAGACAGCCTTCATTACCAATTTCAGCAT GACAATTGATGGTGTTACCTATCCTGggactataaaagaaaaagaagttgCAAAAAAGCAATATGAGAAGGCTGTTTCACAGGGACAGACTGCAGGTCTTGTCCG GGCTTCTGGGAGAAAAACTGAAAAGTTCACTGTTTCAGTCAACATTGCAGCAGCCAGCAAAGTCACTTTTGAGCTCACCTATGAGGAACTGCTGAAGAGAAACTTTGGAAAATATGAGATGCTCATTAAAGTAAAACCAAAGCAGCTCATCAATCACTTTGAG atccaGGCAAACATCTTTGAACCCCAAGGTATCAGTGAGCTGGAAGCACAAGGATCATTCATCACCAATGACCTGTCACAAGTTATTAAAAAATCTTTCTCAGGAAAAAAG GGCCATGTGTCTTTCAAGCCAACCATTGATCAACAGCGAACCTGTGCAAATTGTTCAACATCACTGTTGGATGGAGATTTTACAATAAAGTATGATGTGAAGAGAGACAGGCCGGGTGATTTACAA atTGTCAATGGATACTTTGTACACTTTTTTGCACCAACAAATCTTCCAAATTTTCCAAAAAACGTGGTTTTTGTAATAGACATTAGTGGCTCAATGTCTGGAATAGGAATACAACAG ACAAGGGAAGCACTTCTTAAAATATTAGAGGATGTTAGGGAAGATGACTACATTAATTTCATACTGTTTGGTTCTGATGTACATGTTTGGAAAGACACATTACTGAAAGCCACTGCTGAGAATCTGAAGGAAGCTAAGGATTTCGTTCGAGCTATTAACACTCAAGGCA TGACAAATCTACATGGTGGTTTAATGAAGGGAATTGAAATGCTGACTACAGCTTTTGAAACAAATTCTGTGCCCAAGAGAAGTGCATCTATTATTATCATGTTAACGGATGGTCAACCCAATGAAG GTGTATCAGACCGTCAGGAAATTCAAATGAATGTAAAAAAAGCCATTCAAGGAAGATACCCCTTATATAACCTAGCTTTTGGCTATGGTGTTGACTATAATTTTCTAGAAAAGATGGCACTAGAGAATAAAGGGTTGGCTCGTCGCATCTATCCACAGTCTGATTCAGCCATACAAATGGAG GGTTTTTATGAGGAAGTAGCCAATCCCATGCTTACAGAAGTGGAGTTAAACTACCCTGAAAATGCAATATCTGACTTAACTCAAAACATCTTTAAGCACTACTATGATGGCTCTGAAATCGTGGTGGCTGGACGTCTTACAGATAATGACCTGGACAGTTTGACTGCAGATGTGAAAGCTCAAGGT GCAGAAAATGATGTGATGTTTAGTGAACAAGCAGATATCGAAGAAACGGCAAAAGCTCTTCAAGAACAGGAGTACATATATGGGGATTACATTGAGAGGCTTTGGGCTTATCTCACCATCCAACAATTACTGGATAAACG CACTGTAGCTcagggagaagaaaaggaaaatcttACCACTGAAGCCCTGGAGCTCTCTCTGAAATACAAGTTTGTGACACCTTTGACATCCATGGTGGTTACGAAGCCAGAAGATAATGAAGATAAAGCTGCAATTGCTGATAAACCAGTAGAAG CTGAAG GCCAGAttcatg CAAGGGCTGTCCCAGGCACTCAATCAT ATCCAACACATTCTTATCTGTACTCTAGGCCTCCAATCCCCTCCTTATATACTAGTG TTGATGGAGATCCACACTTCATTATATCAGTGCCACAAAAAGAAGATGCCATTTGTTTCAATATCAATGAAgagacgggtgcagtgttaaatttaATAAATGACCCAGTTACAG gcaTCAGAGTCAATGGGCAGCTTATTGGAGATAAGAGAGTGAGCAGTGATGCAAAGATCCAAAACACATATTTTGGAAAGCTTGGGATTGAAAATAAGAAGCTGGAATTAAAACTAGAAGTAACTCCTGAGAAAATAACCCTCCAGAAGGGCAGAAAGAAGACAGTTTTCACCTGGCTTGATACAGTCACCCTGCGACAAGAAGG tctAACTGTCAtaatcaacaggaaaaaaaatctagtgcTTTCAATGGGAGATGGCGCATCATTTGTTATTGTTTTGCACCAAGTGTGGAAGAAGCATCCTCTACACCAGGACTTCCTAGGATTGTATACGCTGGATAGTCACAAGCTGTCTGAACGTACCCATGGCTTATTAG GGCAATTTTTTCACCACATTGACTTTAATATACTTGAAATCCATCCTGGGTCTGATCCCAAGAAACCAGATGCTACAATCGTGATCAAAAACAATAAACTGACAGTAACtag GGGCTGGCAGAAAGATTACAGAAAAGATCCCAAGCATGGCATTGATATCCCTTGCTGGTTTATTCATAACAATGGAGCAGGGCTGATTGATGGAGTTCACACAGACT
- the LOC115654307 gene encoding inter-alpha-trypsin inhibitor heavy chain H3-like isoform X2, producing MEDSFLSHGGKRSADDLIVNGIEIYSMKIDSKVTSRFAHNVITSRAVNRANVSKEVVFDVDLPKTAFITNFSMTIDGVTYPGTIKEKEVAKKQYEKAVSQGQTAGLVRASGRKTEKFTVSVNIAAASKVTFELTYEELLKRNFGKYEMLIKVKPKQLINHFEIQANIFEPQGISELEAQGSFITNDLSQVIKKSFSGKKGHVSFKPTIDQQRTCANCSTSLLDGDFTIKYDVKRDRPGDLQIVNGYFVHFFAPTNLPNFPKNVVFVIDISGSMSGIGIQQTREALLKILEDVREDDYINFILFGSDVHVWKDTLLKATAENLKEAKDFVRAINTQGMTNLHGGLMKGIEMLTTAFETNSVPKRSASIIIMLTDGQPNEGVSDRQEIQMNVKKAIQGRYPLYNLAFGYGVDYNFLEKMALENKGLARRIYPQSDSAIQMEGFYEEVANPMLTEVELNYPENAISDLTQNIFKHYYDGSEIVVAGRLTDNDLDSLTADVKAQGAENDVMFSEQADIEETAKALQEQEYIYGDYIERLWAYLTIQQLLDKRTVAQGEEKENLTTEALELSLKYKFVTPLTSMVVTKPEDNEDKAAIADKPVEAEARAVPGTQSYPTHSYLYSRPPIPSLYTSVDGDPHFIISVPQKEDAICFNINEETGAVLNLINDPVTGIRVNGQLIGDKRVSSDAKIQNTYFGKLGIENKKLELKLEVTPEKITLQKGRKKTVFTWLDTVTLRQEGLTVIINRKKNLVLSMGDGASFVIVLHQVWKKHPLHQDFLGLYTLDSHKLSERTHGLLGQFFHHIDFNILEIHPGSDPKKPDATIVIKNNKLTVTRGWQKDYRKDPKHGIDIPCWFIHNNGAGLIDGVHTDYIVSSIFGTTVN from the exons ATGGAAGACAGTTTTCTAAGCCATGGAGGG AAGCGAAGTGCTGATGACTTG ATTGTCAATGGCATAGAAATCTACAGCATGAAAATTGACAGCAAAGTGACTTCCCGATTTGCCCACAATGTCATCACTAGCAGAGCTGTCAATCGTGCCAATGTGTCTAAGGAAGTGGTTTTTGATGTGGATCTCCCTAAGACAGCCTTCATTACCAATTTCAGCAT GACAATTGATGGTGTTACCTATCCTGggactataaaagaaaaagaagttgCAAAAAAGCAATATGAGAAGGCTGTTTCACAGGGACAGACTGCAGGTCTTGTCCG GGCTTCTGGGAGAAAAACTGAAAAGTTCACTGTTTCAGTCAACATTGCAGCAGCCAGCAAAGTCACTTTTGAGCTCACCTATGAGGAACTGCTGAAGAGAAACTTTGGAAAATATGAGATGCTCATTAAAGTAAAACCAAAGCAGCTCATCAATCACTTTGAG atccaGGCAAACATCTTTGAACCCCAAGGTATCAGTGAGCTGGAAGCACAAGGATCATTCATCACCAATGACCTGTCACAAGTTATTAAAAAATCTTTCTCAGGAAAAAAG GGCCATGTGTCTTTCAAGCCAACCATTGATCAACAGCGAACCTGTGCAAATTGTTCAACATCACTGTTGGATGGAGATTTTACAATAAAGTATGATGTGAAGAGAGACAGGCCGGGTGATTTACAA atTGTCAATGGATACTTTGTACACTTTTTTGCACCAACAAATCTTCCAAATTTTCCAAAAAACGTGGTTTTTGTAATAGACATTAGTGGCTCAATGTCTGGAATAGGAATACAACAG ACAAGGGAAGCACTTCTTAAAATATTAGAGGATGTTAGGGAAGATGACTACATTAATTTCATACTGTTTGGTTCTGATGTACATGTTTGGAAAGACACATTACTGAAAGCCACTGCTGAGAATCTGAAGGAAGCTAAGGATTTCGTTCGAGCTATTAACACTCAAGGCA TGACAAATCTACATGGTGGTTTAATGAAGGGAATTGAAATGCTGACTACAGCTTTTGAAACAAATTCTGTGCCCAAGAGAAGTGCATCTATTATTATCATGTTAACGGATGGTCAACCCAATGAAG GTGTATCAGACCGTCAGGAAATTCAAATGAATGTAAAAAAAGCCATTCAAGGAAGATACCCCTTATATAACCTAGCTTTTGGCTATGGTGTTGACTATAATTTTCTAGAAAAGATGGCACTAGAGAATAAAGGGTTGGCTCGTCGCATCTATCCACAGTCTGATTCAGCCATACAAATGGAG GGTTTTTATGAGGAAGTAGCCAATCCCATGCTTACAGAAGTGGAGTTAAACTACCCTGAAAATGCAATATCTGACTTAACTCAAAACATCTTTAAGCACTACTATGATGGCTCTGAAATCGTGGTGGCTGGACGTCTTACAGATAATGACCTGGACAGTTTGACTGCAGATGTGAAAGCTCAAGGT GCAGAAAATGATGTGATGTTTAGTGAACAAGCAGATATCGAAGAAACGGCAAAAGCTCTTCAAGAACAGGAGTACATATATGGGGATTACATTGAGAGGCTTTGGGCTTATCTCACCATCCAACAATTACTGGATAAACG CACTGTAGCTcagggagaagaaaaggaaaatcttACCACTGAAGCCCTGGAGCTCTCTCTGAAATACAAGTTTGTGACACCTTTGACATCCATGGTGGTTACGAAGCCAGAAGATAATGAAGATAAAGCTGCAATTGCTGATAAACCAGTAGAAG CTGAAG CAAGGGCTGTCCCAGGCACTCAATCAT ATCCAACACATTCTTATCTGTACTCTAGGCCTCCAATCCCCTCCTTATATACTAGTG TTGATGGAGATCCACACTTCATTATATCAGTGCCACAAAAAGAAGATGCCATTTGTTTCAATATCAATGAAgagacgggtgcagtgttaaatttaATAAATGACCCAGTTACAG gcaTCAGAGTCAATGGGCAGCTTATTGGAGATAAGAGAGTGAGCAGTGATGCAAAGATCCAAAACACATATTTTGGAAAGCTTGGGATTGAAAATAAGAAGCTGGAATTAAAACTAGAAGTAACTCCTGAGAAAATAACCCTCCAGAAGGGCAGAAAGAAGACAGTTTTCACCTGGCTTGATACAGTCACCCTGCGACAAGAAGG tctAACTGTCAtaatcaacaggaaaaaaaatctagtgcTTTCAATGGGAGATGGCGCATCATTTGTTATTGTTTTGCACCAAGTGTGGAAGAAGCATCCTCTACACCAGGACTTCCTAGGATTGTATACGCTGGATAGTCACAAGCTGTCTGAACGTACCCATGGCTTATTAG GGCAATTTTTTCACCACATTGACTTTAATATACTTGAAATCCATCCTGGGTCTGATCCCAAGAAACCAGATGCTACAATCGTGATCAAAAACAATAAACTGACAGTAACtag GGGCTGGCAGAAAGATTACAGAAAAGATCCCAAGCATGGCATTGATATCCCTTGCTGGTTTATTCATAACAATGGAGCAGGGCTGATTGATGGAGTTCACACAGACT
- the LOC115654307 gene encoding inter-alpha-trypsin inhibitor heavy chain H3-like isoform X3, whose translation MKIDSKVTSRFAHNVITSRAVNRANVSKEVVFDVDLPKTAFITNFSMTIDGVTYPGTIKEKEVAKKQYEKAVSQGQTAGLVRASGRKTEKFTVSVNIAAASKVTFELTYEELLKRNFGKYEMLIKVKPKQLINHFEIQANIFEPQGISELEAQGSFITNDLSQVIKKSFSGKKGHVSFKPTIDQQRTCANCSTSLLDGDFTIKYDVKRDRPGDLQIVNGYFVHFFAPTNLPNFPKNVVFVIDISGSMSGIGIQQTREALLKILEDVREDDYINFILFGSDVHVWKDTLLKATAENLKEAKDFVRAINTQGMTNLHGGLMKGIEMLTTAFETNSVPKRSASIIIMLTDGQPNEGVSDRQEIQMNVKKAIQGRYPLYNLAFGYGVDYNFLEKMALENKGLARRIYPQSDSAIQMEGFYEEVANPMLTEVELNYPENAISDLTQNIFKHYYDGSEIVVAGRLTDNDLDSLTADVKAQGAENDVMFSEQADIEETAKALQEQEYIYGDYIERLWAYLTIQQLLDKRTVAQGEEKENLTTEALELSLKYKFVTPLTSMVVTKPEDNEDKAAIADKPVEAEGQIHARAVPGTQSYPTHSYLYSRPPIPSLYTSVDGDPHFIISVPQKEDAICFNINEETGAVLNLINDPVTGIRVNGQLIGDKRVSSDAKIQNTYFGKLGIENKKLELKLEVTPEKITLQKGRKKTVFTWLDTVTLRQEGLTVIINRKKNLVLSMGDGASFVIVLHQVWKKHPLHQDFLGLYTLDSHKLSERTHGLLGQFFHHIDFNILEIHPGSDPKKPDATIVIKNNKLTVTRGWQKDYRKDPKHGIDIPCWFIHNNGAGLIDGVHTDYIVSSIFGTTVN comes from the exons ATGAAAATTGACAGCAAAGTGACTTCCCGATTTGCCCACAATGTCATCACTAGCAGAGCTGTCAATCGTGCCAATGTGTCTAAGGAAGTGGTTTTTGATGTGGATCTCCCTAAGACAGCCTTCATTACCAATTTCAGCAT GACAATTGATGGTGTTACCTATCCTGggactataaaagaaaaagaagttgCAAAAAAGCAATATGAGAAGGCTGTTTCACAGGGACAGACTGCAGGTCTTGTCCG GGCTTCTGGGAGAAAAACTGAAAAGTTCACTGTTTCAGTCAACATTGCAGCAGCCAGCAAAGTCACTTTTGAGCTCACCTATGAGGAACTGCTGAAGAGAAACTTTGGAAAATATGAGATGCTCATTAAAGTAAAACCAAAGCAGCTCATCAATCACTTTGAG atccaGGCAAACATCTTTGAACCCCAAGGTATCAGTGAGCTGGAAGCACAAGGATCATTCATCACCAATGACCTGTCACAAGTTATTAAAAAATCTTTCTCAGGAAAAAAG GGCCATGTGTCTTTCAAGCCAACCATTGATCAACAGCGAACCTGTGCAAATTGTTCAACATCACTGTTGGATGGAGATTTTACAATAAAGTATGATGTGAAGAGAGACAGGCCGGGTGATTTACAA atTGTCAATGGATACTTTGTACACTTTTTTGCACCAACAAATCTTCCAAATTTTCCAAAAAACGTGGTTTTTGTAATAGACATTAGTGGCTCAATGTCTGGAATAGGAATACAACAG ACAAGGGAAGCACTTCTTAAAATATTAGAGGATGTTAGGGAAGATGACTACATTAATTTCATACTGTTTGGTTCTGATGTACATGTTTGGAAAGACACATTACTGAAAGCCACTGCTGAGAATCTGAAGGAAGCTAAGGATTTCGTTCGAGCTATTAACACTCAAGGCA TGACAAATCTACATGGTGGTTTAATGAAGGGAATTGAAATGCTGACTACAGCTTTTGAAACAAATTCTGTGCCCAAGAGAAGTGCATCTATTATTATCATGTTAACGGATGGTCAACCCAATGAAG GTGTATCAGACCGTCAGGAAATTCAAATGAATGTAAAAAAAGCCATTCAAGGAAGATACCCCTTATATAACCTAGCTTTTGGCTATGGTGTTGACTATAATTTTCTAGAAAAGATGGCACTAGAGAATAAAGGGTTGGCTCGTCGCATCTATCCACAGTCTGATTCAGCCATACAAATGGAG GGTTTTTATGAGGAAGTAGCCAATCCCATGCTTACAGAAGTGGAGTTAAACTACCCTGAAAATGCAATATCTGACTTAACTCAAAACATCTTTAAGCACTACTATGATGGCTCTGAAATCGTGGTGGCTGGACGTCTTACAGATAATGACCTGGACAGTTTGACTGCAGATGTGAAAGCTCAAGGT GCAGAAAATGATGTGATGTTTAGTGAACAAGCAGATATCGAAGAAACGGCAAAAGCTCTTCAAGAACAGGAGTACATATATGGGGATTACATTGAGAGGCTTTGGGCTTATCTCACCATCCAACAATTACTGGATAAACG CACTGTAGCTcagggagaagaaaaggaaaatcttACCACTGAAGCCCTGGAGCTCTCTCTGAAATACAAGTTTGTGACACCTTTGACATCCATGGTGGTTACGAAGCCAGAAGATAATGAAGATAAAGCTGCAATTGCTGATAAACCAGTAGAAG CTGAAG GCCAGAttcatg CAAGGGCTGTCCCAGGCACTCAATCAT ATCCAACACATTCTTATCTGTACTCTAGGCCTCCAATCCCCTCCTTATATACTAGTG TTGATGGAGATCCACACTTCATTATATCAGTGCCACAAAAAGAAGATGCCATTTGTTTCAATATCAATGAAgagacgggtgcagtgttaaatttaATAAATGACCCAGTTACAG gcaTCAGAGTCAATGGGCAGCTTATTGGAGATAAGAGAGTGAGCAGTGATGCAAAGATCCAAAACACATATTTTGGAAAGCTTGGGATTGAAAATAAGAAGCTGGAATTAAAACTAGAAGTAACTCCTGAGAAAATAACCCTCCAGAAGGGCAGAAAGAAGACAGTTTTCACCTGGCTTGATACAGTCACCCTGCGACAAGAAGG tctAACTGTCAtaatcaacaggaaaaaaaatctagtgcTTTCAATGGGAGATGGCGCATCATTTGTTATTGTTTTGCACCAAGTGTGGAAGAAGCATCCTCTACACCAGGACTTCCTAGGATTGTATACGCTGGATAGTCACAAGCTGTCTGAACGTACCCATGGCTTATTAG GGCAATTTTTTCACCACATTGACTTTAATATACTTGAAATCCATCCTGGGTCTGATCCCAAGAAACCAGATGCTACAATCGTGATCAAAAACAATAAACTGACAGTAACtag GGGCTGGCAGAAAGATTACAGAAAAGATCCCAAGCATGGCATTGATATCCCTTGCTGGTTTATTCATAACAATGGAGCAGGGCTGATTGATGGAGTTCACACAGACT